GGTTCGGCCGGCCAGGTCACTGCCGGCACCGCCAAGCCGGCCGTCGCGCGTTCCTCGTTCGTTCCTGCGACGACGGCGTCCGCATCCTCGGACAACAAGTCCACCGTGGGCAGCGCCGACCAGAGCACGAACAACGGCCAGAACAGAAGCGACAAGGCCTCGGACGAGGCCACCGGCACAGGTGGCTCGGACGCCCTACGTGCCGAAGCGTCACGTCCGGCTGCCGGTTCCGCCACTCCGGAGGGCGCATCGGACGCTCCCGGTGCTGCCCCGGCCGGCGACGTCGACGACACCCCCATCTGGAAGAACGTCACCGACAACCGCGGCGCGTCGACGGACAACAGCGACGAGGGCTGGAACCGGGCCGCAGGTGACAACTCGGACGGGCCGTCCACCCAGCACGCCGACCACGGCTCGGACGCGTTCGGTACGGGCAACAACGGCGCCACCGACGGTTCGGACGCTTCGGGTCACCGCCCCTCGTTGTTCGAGCAGCAGCTGGTCGAGACGACCGTCGACGATGTCGACGAGCCCAACCCGACCGACCTGTCCACGGAGGACGAGAAGAAGAGCTAGTCAGTTACGCAGGTGGTGCCAGGTCAGGATCAGCACCGCCGCGAGCATGACCAGCGAGCCGAACAGGCTCCACGGGCGTCCCGCCCGGGCGATCGCAGTTGTGACGGCCGGCGGGGCGCCCAGTTCGTTCATCCGTTGTTCGACGGTCTTACGCACCTTGCGCAGTTTGGTGCGACCCAGAGTGGCCGCGAAGGGCACGTAGACCAGCAGGACGGACGCGGCGAGCGGCACCCGCAGGTAGACCGCGTTCCAGCGCAGTTCGACAAGCACTGCTGCAGCAAGGACCAGGACGGCGATGAGCGCGGCGGCCGCCTGCACCAGGTGGGTCACCCGTGCTCCGCGCGATGAACTGCCCCCCGCGCGCCCCACCAGGAACGACAGGACACGGTGCTGCATCCGCGCCTGGGCCCACAGCATCCAGGCCAACGACACGGCCAGCAGTGCGACGAACAGCCCGGCTCTCACGCAGGTGACGATAGCGGCGCCCGTCGCCCCTTAGTCTCGCCGTATGGCCGAACCTGTCATCGAACCCGTCGACGCCCTGCGCCGGATCGCCTTCGTGCTCGAGCGTGCGCGAGCCGGCACCTACCGGGTCAAGGCCTTCCGTCAGGCGGTTTCGACGGTGGTGGCGACACCTCGCGAGGAACTCCGACAGCGTGCGGAGGCCGGAACCCTGGCCGAGCTTCCCGGGATCGGGAAGTCGACCGAAGCCGTCATCCGGCAGGCGCTCGCGGGCGAGCGGCCGGAGTACCTGGCGACCGTCGAGGCGAAGTACCCGGACAAGATGGTGGACGGTGGTGAAGAGGTGCGGGCCGCGCTGCGCGGCGACTGCCACAGCCACTCCGACTGGAGCGATGGCGGATCACCGATTCCCGAAATGGTCGCTACCGCAATGGAACTCGGACACAAATACCTCGTGCTGACTGATCATTCGCCGCGACTTCGAGTGGCGAACGGACTGTCCGCGGCGCGCCTGGCCGAGCAGTTGCAACTCGTCGACCGCATCAACACCCACCTCGCCGACTCGTTCACCCTGCTGAAGGGGATCGAGGTCGACATTCTCGATGACGGCGGACTCGACCAGACCGAGGAGATGCTCGATCAGCTCGACCTGCGCGTCGCGTCCGTGCACTCCAAGCTTGCTATGGCGTCCGCGCCGATGACCCGTCGGATGATCGCCGCCGTCCAGAACCCGCGCACGAACGTCCTCGGGCACTGCACCGGACGCCTCACCGGTGGTTCACGGGGCACGCGAGGTCAGTCCTGCTTCGACGCGAAGGCAGTCTTCGAGGCATGCGCTGACAGCGATGTCGCCGTCGAGATCAATTCGCGCCCGGAGCGTTGCGACCCGCCCGACGACCTGCTCGTCCTTGCTCGGGATGCCGGCTGCCTGTTCAGCATCGACAGCGACGCCCACGCGCCCGGTCAGCTCGACCTGTTGCAGTTCGGCTGCGCCCGCGCGCAGGAGTTCGACATCCCGATCGAACGCATCGTGAACACCTGGGAACGTGACCGGCTCGTGGAGTGGGCCGCGAGGCGCTGACCTGCACAAATGCGTTCGAATCGGCCGGCGTCCGGGGTCGTTTTGGAAATCCTCCGAAGACTCCCCTATAGTTGCGCAGGTCCTCAACGGATCCGAGCCGAGTTCGCTCGGCGGTGGAACTGACCAGGACAGGTCCCCATCGTCTAGCGGCCTAGGACACCGCCCTTTCACGGCGGCGGCACGGGTTCGAATCCCGTTGGGGATACGCAAGTCAGGTCTTGCAACAGCAAGGCCCCGTAGCGCAGTTGGTTAGCGCGCCGCCCTGTCACGGCGGAGGTCGCGGGTTCGAGTCCCGTCGGGGTCGCCAGTTCGGTGACGAGGCCCTGCCGAGCCGAAAGGTTCGGTGGGGCTTTTTTCACCGGGCGGAGTTGGCCAGATAGCTCAGTTGGTAGAGCGAGCGACTGAAAATCGCTAGGTCGGCGGTTCGACCCCGTCTCTGGCCACATCGATGAAACCCGCTGCCCATGGCAGCGGGTTTCTGCGTCTGCTGAGTGGCAGCGCGAGCCGGATGAACCCGCAACATGCCGCGAATCCGGTGGTGGGCAGAATGAACCCATGCTCCGGATCCTGGCGCGAGTCACCTTCGCACTGCTGCTCTTGCCCCTGCTGCTGATCAACCCGGGGCAGGCGATGGCTCATGACAGGCTGACCGACTCGGTCCCGAAGGCAGGCGCTCGCACCGAACCGATCGATGCGGTCTCGCTGGTCTTCAACAATGCTGTGCTTGGCACAGGCGCCGCGGTCCGGGTCGACGGGCCCGCAGGCACCGTCGCGCAGGGCACGCCGGCCGTCAGCGGTGCCCGCGTGACCCAGAACCTGAAGACGCCGCTCGCGAACGGTGGCTACCGGGTCGTCTGGCGCGTGGTCTCGTCCGACGGCCACCCCATCTCGGGCACGTTCGACTTCACCGTCGAGGGCGCGAGCGATCCCGCCGACTCCGCCGCATCGTCGCGCAGCGCCGACGCCAGTTCCGAGGCCACGATCCCGCCTTCGTCCTCGAAGCCGACGCCGCCCGCCCAGGAGGTGCCGACGTCCGAGACCGACAACAACGCACCGCTGATCATCGCCGCTGCCGCCCTTGCCCTGTTGTTGATCGCCGGTGGCGCCTTCCTGACCAAGGGACGCCTCAAGGACGACGACGTCGACACGCGCACCGACGAAGCAAGTGCTGGATGAGTCTTCCCCGACCCAGGCGGCGAACGAACCCGACGAGAAGATCGCTGATTCAGCCCGCGCAGAAGCGGATTCCGGCACCGACGCTGATTGCACCAGCTCCCCCGATTCCAGCGATAACGAGGGGCCCGGACCGCGTGGCCAGCATTCGGACGAGCATCCTCGTGACTGATGCATCGGTGGGTCGTTCCCTGATGTACCGTTGACCCCACGACAGATACCAAAGATCCCGGGGTCTCCGGATGATCGATCCTCGGGCTT
This is a stretch of genomic DNA from Yimella lutea. It encodes these proteins:
- a CDS encoding PHP domain-containing protein — protein: MAEPVIEPVDALRRIAFVLERARAGTYRVKAFRQAVSTVVATPREELRQRAEAGTLAELPGIGKSTEAVIRQALAGERPEYLATVEAKYPDKMVDGGEEVRAALRGDCHSHSDWSDGGSPIPEMVATAMELGHKYLVLTDHSPRLRVANGLSAARLAEQLQLVDRINTHLADSFTLLKGIEVDILDDGGLDQTEEMLDQLDLRVASVHSKLAMASAPMTRRMIAAVQNPRTNVLGHCTGRLTGGSRGTRGQSCFDAKAVFEACADSDVAVEINSRPERCDPPDDLLVLARDAGCLFSIDSDAHAPGQLDLLQFGCARAQEFDIPIERIVNTWERDRLVEWAARR
- a CDS encoding copper resistance CopC family protein, encoding MLRILARVTFALLLLPLLLINPGQAMAHDRLTDSVPKAGARTEPIDAVSLVFNNAVLGTGAAVRVDGPAGTVAQGTPAVSGARVTQNLKTPLANGGYRVVWRVVSSDGHPISGTFDFTVEGASDPADSAASSRSADASSEATIPPSSSKPTPPAQEVPTSETDNNAPLIIAAAALALLLIAGGAFLTKGRLKDDDVDTRTDEASAG